CTGATCGGTCATGGCGGTCGGCAACCCCCTCGGCGTGCGTCCTGCCGTCAACGGTAGGCGCGATCGGGGGCAAAATCAGCCGGTTTGCCGGGCCGGTCGGGGCGCCGGCTCGGGTGCCCAGCCGGGCGATTACCCTGAACCGGCCGATCCCGGCCGTTCCCTGCCGAAGGAAGATCCCGAACCAGTCGTGCCCCCAGTCGAGAACCCCAAGAACGTGGTCGTCCTCGCGTCCGGCTCCGGAACGCTGCTGCAGGCGCTGCTGGATGCGCCCGATCCCAAGCCGTTCCGGGTGGCCGCGGTCGGTTCCGACCGCTCGTCCTGCGTGGCCCTGGACCGGGCCGCCGGGGCCGGCGTGCCCACCTTCAGCTGCCGGGTCGCCGACCATCCCGACCGGCCGGCCTGGAACGCCGCACTGGCCGCCGCGGTGGCCACCTACGCGCCGGACCTGATCGTGCTGGCCGGCTTCATGAAGCTGCTCGCGCCGACGTTCCTTGACGCCTTCGACGGCGCCTTCACCAGCAAGGTGATCAACGCGCACCCGTCGCTGCTGCCGGCGTTCCCGGGCATGCACGCCCCGGCCGACGCGCTGGCCCACGGGGTCAAGCTGACCGGCTGCACCGTCTTCCTGGTGGACGCCGGGGTGGACGCCGGCCCGATCGTCGCGCAACGGGCGGTGCCGGTGGCCGACGACGACGACGCGGACACCCTGCACGAACGGATCAAGGTCGTCGAGCGAGCGCTGCTGGTCGACGTGGTGACCGCCCTGACGGCGGCGCCCTACACGGTGAACGGACGAAAGGTGATGCTGGGATGAGCACCCAGGACGGGCGTCGGCCCATCCGGCGGGCCCTGCTGTCGGTGTCGGACAAGTCCGGCCTGCTGGAGTTGGCCGCCGCGCTGCACGCCGCCGGGGTGAGCATCGTGTCCACCGGCGGGTCGGCCCGGGCGATCGCCGACGCCGGCATCCCGGTCACCCCGGTCGAGCAGGTGACCGGCTTCCCGGAGTGCCTGGACGGCCGGGTCAAGACCCTGCACCCGGCGATCCACGGCGGCCTGCTGGCCGACACCCGGCTGCCCGACCACCTGCGCCAGGCCGACGAGCTGGGCATCGAGCTGTTCGACCTGGTGGTGGTCAACCTCTACCCGTTCCGGCAGACCGTGCGCTCGGGCGCCTCGTTCGACGAGTGCGTCGAGCAGATCGACATCGGTGGCCCGGCCATGGTCCGGGCCTCGGCCAAGAACCACCCGTCGGTGGCGGTGGTGGTCGACCCGGCGCGCTACCCCGACATCGAGCAGGCGCTGGCCGACGGCGGGTTCACCCTGGCCCAGCGGGCGGCGCTGGCCGCGGCCGCGTTCGCGCACACCGCCGCCTACGACATCGCCGTCGCCTCCTACCTGGGCGGGGCGACGACCGGAGCCGACGGCTGGCCCGAGTTCACCGGGGCGAGCTGGGACAAGATGTCCACGCTGCGCTACGGGGAGAACCCGCACCAGGCGGCGGCGCTGTACCGGCACTGGCGGGTCGGGCTGGCCTCGGCCGAGCAGCTCCACGGCAAGGAAATGAGCTACAACAACTACGTCGACGTGGACGCCGCCTGGCGGGCCGTCGGCGACTTCGCCGATCCGGCCGTGGCCGTGGTCAAGCACGCCAATCCCTGTGGCATCGCCGCGGTGACCGGTGGCGCCGACGACACGATTGCCCGGGCCCACCGGCTCGCCCACGCGTGCGACCCGGTGTCGGCCTTCGGCGGGGTGATCGCCGCGAACCGCCCGGTGACCATGGAGATGGCCGAGCAGATCGCCGACGTGTTCACCGAAGTGGTGCTCGCCCCGGCTTTCTCGGCCGACGCGGTGACGGTGCTGACCCGCAAGAAGAACATCCGGCTGCTGGTCATGCCGGAGGGCGCCGCGCCCGATCCGATCGAGTTCCGGTCGATTTCCGGCGGGGTGCTCGCGCAGCGCCGGGACCAGCTGGACGCCCCCGGCGACGATCCGGCGACCTGGACCCTGGCCGCCGGCCCGGCGGTGGACGAGGCGACGCTGGCCGACCTGGTCTTCGCCTGGCGGGCCTGCCGATCGGTGAAGTCCAACGCCATCCTGCTGGCCGCCGACGGCGCGTCGGTGGGCATCGGCATGGGGCAGGTCAACCGGGTCGATTCGGCTCGGCTGGCCGTGGAACGGGCGGGGGAGCGGGCCCGTGGTTCGGTCGCCGCGTCCGACGCGTTCTTCCCGTTCGCCGACGGCCCGGAGATCCTGATCGCCGCCGGGGTGCGGGCGATCGTGCAGCCCGGCGGTTCGGTCCGCGACCCCGAGGTCATCGCGGCGGCCGAGCAGGCCGGGGTCAGCATGTACTTCACCGG
This genomic window from Nakamurella multipartita DSM 44233 contains:
- the purN gene encoding phosphoribosylglycinamide formyltransferase, whose product is MPPVENPKNVVVLASGSGTLLQALLDAPDPKPFRVAAVGSDRSSCVALDRAAGAGVPTFSCRVADHPDRPAWNAALAAAVATYAPDLIVLAGFMKLLAPTFLDAFDGAFTSKVINAHPSLLPAFPGMHAPADALAHGVKLTGCTVFLVDAGVDAGPIVAQRAVPVADDDDADTLHERIKVVERALLVDVVTALTAAPYTVNGRKVMLG
- the purH gene encoding bifunctional phosphoribosylaminoimidazolecarboxamide formyltransferase/IMP cyclohydrolase gives rise to the protein MSTQDGRRPIRRALLSVSDKSGLLELAAALHAAGVSIVSTGGSARAIADAGIPVTPVEQVTGFPECLDGRVKTLHPAIHGGLLADTRLPDHLRQADELGIELFDLVVVNLYPFRQTVRSGASFDECVEQIDIGGPAMVRASAKNHPSVAVVVDPARYPDIEQALADGGFTLAQRAALAAAAFAHTAAYDIAVASYLGGATTGADGWPEFTGASWDKMSTLRYGENPHQAAALYRHWRVGLASAEQLHGKEMSYNNYVDVDAAWRAVGDFADPAVAVVKHANPCGIAAVTGGADDTIARAHRLAHACDPVSAFGGVIAANRPVTMEMAEQIADVFTEVVLAPAFSADAVTVLTRKKNIRLLVMPEGAAPDPIEFRSISGGVLAQRRDQLDAPGDDPATWTLAAGPAVDEATLADLVFAWRACRSVKSNAILLAADGASVGIGMGQVNRVDSARLAVERAGERARGSVAASDAFFPFADGPEILIAAGVRAIVQPGGSVRDPEVIAAAEQAGVSMYFTGTRHFFH